In Dermacentor silvarum isolate Dsil-2018 chromosome 2, BIME_Dsil_1.4, whole genome shotgun sequence, the following proteins share a genomic window:
- the LOC119440168 gene encoding skin secretory protein xP2-like: protein MGDDILQGVAELRPVTPQARSRALNLLLKEASRMFPSPQASQDGTSKRLSPTFFKGAARRTRGARRIPRRHPTKTELQSPAERDDTTPSSSSPTSSYASSSSPADGVDSAASSSSSRPSSPFDVSSTCSPAASPLVPGGETGEDTEPPSPTEGDLGTPERPQPRDSRTPSPSSAPRGAAVADGTAGHDVPDLGRPPTAPLDGEHTPAAESLPRAAVDEGAGGRHGEPVPDNESSTPPPPPPERRLPSPSRGSTGGQRRGATTARHFSIPATHPRGRRARGEPSPVHYRHRQQPHDFYSRIQL, encoded by the coding sequence ATGGGCGACGACATCCTGCAGGGCGTAGCCGAGCTACGGCCCGTCACCCCTCAGGCACGCTCACGTGCCCTGAACCTCCTACTGAAGGAGGCGAGCCGCATGTTCCCGTCGCCCCAGGCCAGCCAAGATGGGACATCTAAGCGGCTCTCGCCCACCTTCTTCAAAGGAGCCGCTCGGAGAACCCGCGGTGCCCGCAGGATCCCGCGGCGGCACCCCACAAAGACCGAGCTGCAAAGCCCGGCCGAACGGGACGACACCACCCCATCATCGTCGTCCCCAACAAGCAGCTACGCGAGCTCCTCGTCGCCAGCTGACGGCGTCGACTCCGCCGCATCATCGTCGTCCAGCAGGCCGTCGTCTCCCTTCGACGTCTCCTCAACCTGCTCGCCGGCAGCCTCCCCCCTGGTCCCCGGAGGCGAAACAGGGGAAGACACCGAGCCCCCGTCTCCTACCGAGGGGGACCTTGGAACCCCTGAGCGACCCCAACCCCGCGACAGCCGTACGCCGTCACCTTCCTCTGCCCCACGCGGGGCGGCGGTGGCGGACGGCACTGCGGGACACGACGTTCCGGATCTCGGACGTCCCCCCACCGCCCCGCTCGATGGCGAGCACACGCCGGCCGCCGAGTCACTGCCGCGAGCGGCTGTGGATGAAGGCGCGGGCGGGCGTCATGGCGAACCTGTCCCCGACAACGAgagcagcaccccccccccccccccccccgagcgcCGGCTACCTAGTCCTTCCCGCGGGTCGACGGGCGGACAGCGCCGCGGGGCAACAACAGCACGGCACTTCTCCATCCCTGCCACCCATCCCCGAGGTCGCCGAGCCAGAGGGGAGCCGAGCCCCGTGCACTATCGACACAGGCAGCAGCCCCACGActtctatagtcggatacaactttag